TGATACTTCCGGCTCTTGAGATTTCCGGCCAGTCGGACCGGGTCGACCATCTCAAGGGCTTCTATGCCTATACCTGGTCATGGCGGCCATTACGGTTTGCCGAGTGGTTCCTCCCCGGCCTGTTTGATCCCAGATTTGATGGGGGAACTCCCATTGCATTCACACACGCCGTTACTGGACCAGTCCCCTTCGCCGGAGCTGCCACCTACTTCCAGCGGCTCAATCCAGGGCTCTGCGCGCTGCTGCTCCTTCCAATGGCTGCGTTGCTCACACGGGAACGCCGCCAGCTATGGTGGTTATGGGGAGGGGCTGGAGTTTCCCTGCTGATGTCGCTGGGCGAGCCGGGCGGACTCTTTCCGCTGGCCCGTCTCATGATTCCTGGTTGGAACCAGTTCCGCTATCCGGAAAGGTTCATGCTGCCAGCCATCATATCCCTTGTCACGCTGGCCGCGATTGCAGCAGACGCCTGGATGACCCGCTCAGATGTCCCGCGAAAAACAGTCATGGCAACAGCTGGCGCGATTGTCTCCACCGCGCTCGCAACCGCCTTCATGCCTGGAGCAGCCGGCCTCCTGCTGCAGAGCGGTGAGCATGCGATATACACGAATCATATGCGCTCAACCGGATGGTGGGTGCTAATGATCACTGGCATTGCCACCGGAGCGCTGCTCGCGACCAAAATCAGCATGCGTCTCAGGGCAGGACTTCTTGCGACAGCCATCGCTGCTGAAATAGTTGTCTTGTCGGTCCCGGCGCTCAAAACGGTACCTCTTGAAGCATTTGATGCGCCACCGCTGGCAATTGCGCCACTTGACCACGCTTTCAAAGACGAGCTTCCGCTGCCCCGTGCGATATTCGCCTTTCAACGTCCGAAAATCATCCTGCCTCCGGCGGAGCTGGCTCGCCACCAGTGGGAAACATCGTTTCTGAATCTAGCCCTGCTGACACCCCATGCGACACTTGGCGGCTACGGTTCGTTCTGGCCAACCCGCTACCTGGAAGCGGAAAAAGTCATGGACCCGGCCGCCTTCCAGCTGATTATGGGGGTGGGAGCGGCCGTAGGCCATGCGGAGCAGCGGTTTTCAGGGCACTGGACGTGCGAGCAGCCGGCAGCCGAGTCCGTTCGGCTCTGCCATCCTTCCAGCATGATGCGGCGGGTACGGGTACCCTCAAACTGGGAAACCATTTCCGATGCAGATATCCTGCGAGAGCGCCTGCACTCGCTGGGCTCTGATACCCCACAGACAGAGTATCTGGGAGTCCTGATTGATGGCCGGGCAGCCTCTCCAGTTTCGGCGGCAGCACCAGCCGGGAATGCATCAGTAACCGTTCGCCACTGGTCCCCCGAGCGCCGCACATTCGTGGTTCATCGTGAAACCGAGGGCCCGGTCATCCTCGCTGAAAACTGGTACCCGGGATGGACCGTAACCGTAGGCGGCCACGAGTCAGGCCTGATTGCAGCCAACGGCTTCCAGATGGCAGCCTGGGTTCCAGCAGGGGAACATTCGGTGGAATTCGTCTACCAGCCCGCATCGGTCAGGGTTGGGATCCTGATTTCACTGGCGGGAATTGCCGGACTTCTGGTGATGTACTGGCGGACAAGGGAAATGCCCGGCTGATAGTGGCGCCCCCAACCGGAATCGAACCGGTGTTTTCGCCGTGAGAGGGCGACGTCCTGGGCCGCTAGACGATGGGGGCAAATGGCCGCTTGCTGCTGCGTCAGCCCCCGAAGGAGATGGCGCGGGACTCCATGCGTAGCCGGAGAGACCACCGGGGGCAAGGGGCTCCTTTTCCGGCAGCATAGGGAATCCGGTGCCAGCCCGGTAGCCGCCCTGCCCTACCCCACTGCCTGTTCCAGTTCATTGAGAGCCTCGCCAGTATAGACGGCCACCCTCTGCATGCGCGGGAGCGTGTCCCGGCAGCCGGTAAAACCGAAATTGAGTGTGCCGGCATAGCTCTGGCAGGTGATATTGATCGCCTGCCCATGAGTGGGAATCGACACGGGATAACAGGCGTCCAGCCTCGCGCCCCGGAAATAGAGCGTCTCCTTTGGCCCCGCCACGTTGGAGATTACCACGTTGAAAGGCGGACGCATCCGCCCGCTCATCCCGGTCACATGCTGAAACGCAAAGGGGAGCATCTGCAGTGCACTGAACTGGATAATCGCCTCGCGGCTCATGCCGTGAAGCTGTTCCTTTGCCTGGCAGGCTGATTCACGAATCACCTTCAGCCGTTCCACCGGATCGGCGATGTGGGTCGCCAGCGAGGCGAGGATGGATCCAACTGCATTGCCCCCGCCGGGATCGTCCTTGGGGCGGACATTGACAGGGATCATGGCGATGAGCGGATCGGCGGGAAGCGCTCCGAGTTCCATGAGAAAGCGCCTCAGGCTTGCCGACGAGAGCGCCAGAACAAGATCGTTCAGCGTGCAGCCGGCACGCCGCGCCAGCGTTTTTACCCGTTCGAGCTGGTACTGCTGGGTGGCAAACCGGCGGTTGCGCGAAACCCGTCCGTTCAGGATCGACATGGGCGCCTCGTATGGCGTCACGCCGTGCGGCTTGTGGCCTGTGACGATATCCCTCAACTCCCGTCCCACCTGACGGGCCGATTCGAGCTGCTTCTGGAAACCCGCCCGGAAGGCGGCGATCGCATCGTCGCCGGAGTCCGCTGGCGAGCCCGCTCCCTCCGGCGGCGGGATGGAGAAGAACATCGGGCGCGTCCGGTCGTCCGGATCGTTCGAGAGACTGCGGGCCAGTATCCGGGAGCCGGTGAACCCGTCCACCAGCGAATGATGGACCTTGAAATACATGGCGAACCGGCCGCCTTCGAGCCCTTCGATCAGGTGCACCTCCCACAGAGGGTGGTGGAAATCCATCGCGTGACTGTGGAGCCGCGAAACGAGTGTACCCAGTTCGCGCTCGTCGCCCGGCGCGGGAAGCGCCGACCGCCGGACGTGATAGTCGATGTCTATATCAGGCTCTTCCACCCAGGAATGAAGTGGATTGGCAAGAAACTCCGGCGTCCTGAGCCGGAGATTCCAGGGCGGGTATATTTCGCGGCTTCCCCGCAACTCATCCAGCAGGGAGCGGAGAAAATCGGGCCGTGCGTCTTTCGGCGGAGTAAAGATAAGCAGCGAGGCGACGTGCATCATCACCTCCCGTGTCTCGCCATAAAGGAATATGGCGTCCATCGGGGTCAGCCACCTGTCGGACATGATGAGATCCCCCTCCCCGGCTATCCGCGCCAGCCAAGCACGCTAAAGCAGTCGCCTCAGCGGGAGTATGACCGGGGACAGGACACGACTGGAACCAGCATCCCTATGAGCAATCTAACTATCCGGATTTACTCGTATTTTATGGTTCCCGATGATGGATTCGAACCACCACAAGCAGAGTCAGAGGCTCGGAAACAGCCTCCACGACTGTCCGGCGGAATCCGTCGAATCAGCAATTTCAGACGGTTACAAATATGTCAATCCACCGACATCCAGCGATATTCAGGCTGGAGGTGGTCTGGATAGTGGTCAAAATACCGAGATCGAAGCCGCCGTCACCACTCTGCTTGTGGTGCTGACCGAGGCCACGAAAGTCTTCTGGAATGCTTTGGAACGGGGGGAGTCCTTCGAAGCAGCGAAGGGGGAGTTTCAAGCGGTGATGGCGAAAAGGGGGTGGTGAACCTCTGGCGGAAAGGCTGGGGGATACGGCATACTCCAGCCGAATGGGAGACCCGCTCAAAACCGTCCTGGATCAGGCCGACGCGCTTCTGAAGCGGTGGCAGGCCTTGCTCCCCCTTGCCCCGGATGCGCTGGCGAAACTCCGGCAGCATTGGGATGTCATTCACACCTACAATTCGAACGCG
The sequence above is drawn from the Deltaproteobacteria bacterium genome and encodes:
- a CDS encoding wax ester/triacylglycerol synthase family O-acyltransferase, with the protein product MSDRWLTPMDAIFLYGETREVMMHVASLLIFTPPKDARPDFLRSLLDELRGSREIYPPWNLRLRTPEFLANPLHSWVEEPDIDIDYHVRRSALPAPGDERELGTLVSRLHSHAMDFHHPLWEVHLIEGLEGGRFAMYFKVHHSLVDGFTGSRILARSLSNDPDDRTRPMFFSIPPPEGAGSPADSGDDAIAAFRAGFQKQLESARQVGRELRDIVTGHKPHGVTPYEAPMSILNGRVSRNRRFATQQYQLERVKTLARRAGCTLNDLVLALSSASLRRFLMELGALPADPLIAMIPVNVRPKDDPGGGNAVGSILASLATHIADPVERLKVIRESACQAKEQLHGMSREAIIQFSALQMLPFAFQHVTGMSGRMRPPFNVVISNVAGPKETLYFRGARLDACYPVSIPTHGQAINITCQSYAGTLNFGFTGCRDTLPRMQRVAVYTGEALNELEQAVG